The Mycolicibacterium neoaurum DNA segment TCTCTCTCGGATTTGTCTTCGCTCTCCGGCTTGAGGCCGTGTCGCTCTGACCTGGAATAAGTTACGGCAGGGCTAACAGCGAGTCAAATCGCCTGGTCAGCTCGACATCTTCGCTGGTCAGAGCGCCAGTCGCGTTACGAACCGGCAGTCGCTCGCACAACCCCGGCAATGTTGCGCTTGCCACGTCGCAACACCAGCCAACGGTGGTGCAAAAAGTCCGATGCTTGTGGTATCCACTCGTCGCTTTCGATTCGCACGTTGTTCACGTAGACCCCGCCCTCGGCGAGGGTGCGCTTCGCCGCACCACGGCTGGCCACCAATCCACTGGCCACCAGGAGGTCGAGAATGCCGTCGGCTCCGCCGGCAGGGAGCTCGGCCACCGCGCCGTCGCCGGCCTCCTTCAACGCCGCACCCAAGGTCGACTCGTCGAGATCGGCCAATTCGGCCCGGCCGAACAGGGCCTGACTGGCCAGCTCGACGGAATCGGTCGCGGCCTGACCGTGCACGAGCGTGGTGAGCTCGCGCGCCAGCCGGCGTTGGGCAGCGCGCTCGTGCGGACGTGATGCGGTGGCCTCGGCCAACTCGTCTATCTCGCCGCGGCTCAGGAAGGTGAACCAGCGCAGGTAGGGCACGACATCGGCGTCCGCGGTGTTGACGAAGTACTGGTACCAGGCATACGGGCTGGTCAACTCCGGATCCAGCCAGAGGTTCCCGCCGCCGGTCGATTTGCCGAACTTCTTGCCTGTCGAGTCGGTGACCAGCGGTGTGGTCAGCGCATGGGCGGTGGCCCCGCGCTGTTGGCGCACCAGGCGTACGCCGGCGACGATGTTGCCCCACTGATCGGATCCGCCGATCTGCAGCGCGCATCCGTACCGGTCGTGCAACTGCACGAAGTCGTTGGCCTGCAGCAGCATGTAGCTGAACTCGGTGTAGGACATCCCGTCGCCCTCCAAGCGGCGACGAACCGTGTCGCGGTCGAGCATGACGTTGACCGAGAAGTACTTGCCCACGTCACGCAGGAACTCGATGGCCGACATCGGTCCAGTCCAGGACAGGTTGTTCTCGACCACCGCGCCGGTCTCCGAATCATCGAACTCGACGAACCGTTCCAGCTGCCCACGGATGCGATCAGCCCAGGCGGAGACGGTGTCGCTGGTCTGCATGGTGCGTTCACCGCTGTCACGCGGGTCGCCGATCAATCCGGTCGCCCCGCCGGCCAGCACGATGGGTCGGTGCCCGAACTGCTGGAACCGGCGCAATGTCAGCAGCGGCACGAGATGCCCGGCGTGCAGGCTCGGCGCCGTCGGATCGAAACCCGAGTACAGCGTCAGCGGGCCATCGGCCAGCGCATCGGCCAGCGCCTCCAGGTCGGTCGACTGCGCGATCAGTCCGCGCCATTCCAGCTCATCCAGGATGCCCGTACTCACGCTGCCATCTTCCTGTATCAGTCGCTGGCACCCGGCGCGGGTGCCCGTGGACTGCGCCGGTAAACCGACACCTCCCGACATCCTGGCAACCAGAACCGCCATGCCCGGTCCGCGGCGGTGCTGACCCCTACCCGCGGCCCCTCGACCGCGGCGACCGGATCAGCCAACTCAAGACGCACCGCGGAGGTCGGTGCAAAAAGGTCGATTCCGTTGTCTTCCATATTGATTCCCAGGGCCGAGCACAGATTTCCCGGACCTCGGGCAAGACCGTGATCGGGTGCGCCGAGACCGCGCCGGGATCGGGCCACGGGCTCACCGTCGTCGATCACCGCTGCACGCAGCAGCACTGCGGCCGCGACCCCGTCGGGTCCGCAGGACACGTTGGCGCACACATGGATCCCGTGGCTGCGATAGGTGTAGAGCCGACCAGCGGGGCCGAACATCACCGCGTTACGCGGCCGCATGCCACGAAACGAGTGTGCGGAAGGGTCTGGCCACGGACCATCGGACGGTCCGCCATAGGCCTCGACCTCGACGATGGTGGCGCTGACCCCGCGGCCGAAAAGCCGCGCACCCACCAGCCGACGTGCCGAGTCCACCGGGTCCGCCGACAACTCCGCTGCACCCACGCACCGATTGTGCCCGCGCTCGACCCTCGGTCACCAACCGCGCTGGGTCAGCGCGGATCCGCCTGGGCCGCGCCGATCAGGCGGGCGTGCTCGGCGTCGTCGGTGATGGTCACCGCCTCGTCGATCAACAACACCGGGATACCGGCGTCGATGCGGTACGCGCGGCGCAGCCGAGGGTTGTACAGACACTCACCGGCGACATGATGGAGCGGTCCGCGGTCCTCGGGGCAGACCAGGATCTCCAGAAGCTTGGCGTCGAGTGTCACGATCAGCCGAACGGGGCGATGCTGCTGCCCCACCCCGGAGGCGCCAGCGGCTGGTCGTTGTCGGGGTCCGGCGGCACCCACGGGGCGGCCGGGCCGACCGGCGCCGGGCTCGCCTTGCCTGCCGCCGCGCGCTGCAGCGCCTGGCGTTGCTGGGCGACGGTGGCCTGCAGCGCCTCGGTCAGCGGCACGAGGTTGGGACGCTGGTCCAGCGCGGCCCGCAGTGCAGCCTGGTTACCCGGTGACGGCGGAATGCCTCGATTTCGGAGCGTGATGGCCGACTCGAGGAGCTTGGACACCTGACCGCCGGACGCGCCGGAGGCGTAGATATCCGCGAGGCTGTCCAAGATGTCGGCATGCGCGGTCGCGGTGGTGCCGCCGGTCAGCAATCCGGCGGCGATCATGGCTGCCGCCAGCGAACGCCGAGTGAATGATGTCATCACGATCCTCCTAGCCGGGAGCCTAACAGCGCACCGCGCGCCGGGCTCGGTCTCACAGACCCAGCTCGGCACGCACCGCAGCGGTCATGCGCTTGTACTGCAACGTATCGCCGTCGAAGTACCAGGCGTTACGGGTGGACTTCGGGATGCCCGCGGAACGCAGCGGACCCACCTCCGGCCGGTACGAGGCACCGAGGGTCATCTCCGGTGCCGCATAGACCACATCCGGGGCGCGGCCGACCGGCAGGGCGGCCAGCGCCTCGGTGACCTCCGCGCTGGGAACGCTGCCACCGGGACGCAACGCCACCGCCGTCAGTACCAGCGGACCGTCGGCACCGTCCACGCAGTAGGTGACCGCCAGATCGACCGCGCCGATGCGGCCGACCGCATCGTTGACCGCGGCGGTGAACACCACGCCAGCCGGGGTGCGGATCACCGCGCTGCGGCTGTCGACCAGCCAGTAGTCACCGTCGTCATCACGACGGAAAAGCTGCTCGGTGGACACCCAGGTGTCCGCGGGCGCGAAGACGCCCCGCTTGACCGACGCGGTCGGATCGATGGGACCCCGGGGGCGTGCGAGCAACAGCCCGACCTCACCGGGTTGAGCCCGCAGCACGAAACCGCGCTCGTCCTCCAGGATCAGATCTTCGTCGACGTCATAGGCCGCGAGCTCGACGAACGGGCCGCCCGGCAGCGGCCGGCCCTTGCATCCGGGCTTCACGTCGGCGACGTTGGCCATCACCGCCTGCCCGTCGGTGGTCGCGAAGAACTCGACGACGTGGGCCGGGGCGAACACCTCGCTGACCCGACGCCACAGCCCGGTGGGCATGCCGGCTCCGATGAACAGGCGCACCGACAGTGTGCCGTTGAGGACGAACGAGGGATCGTCGATGACCTCACGCAGCATCGCCCACGTGTAGGACACCACGGTGACGCCGTATTGACGGATCTCATGCAGGAACCGGTCGGGGGCCAGCCCTCGCGACAAGGCGATCCGGGCGCCGCCGACGACCGCGCCACCGAGGCTCACCAACAGCCCGGAAGGGTGATGTAGCGGGGTGAGGCAGTACACGGTGTCGCGGTTGCCGAGGTTGGCGGCCGACGCCGTGCCGAACGCCGAGAGCGCCCAGCGATAGTTGGTGATCTGGCGGGCCACCAGTTCCCCGTTGACCGTCGCGAAGGCGATATAGGCGACATCGCGGGCGAAACCGGGATTCGGGCGGTACCAACCGGGCAATTCGACACGGTCCGGGTCGATGCGCTCCATGTCGATGACCTCGGCGGAACCACTGCCCGGTTCGGGCAGCTGCAACTCACGCGTCTCGCCGCCGCCCAGCACCAGTACCCGGCGGTCCAGCGTGCGCGCTGCCTCCAGGTTCGCCGGATCGGTGAGGATCTCGACCACACCGCCGAGTCGGGCCGCCAGGGCCAGATCGGCATCCGGGGGCATCAGCACCGCCACCGCTCCCAGCCGGGACAGTGCGGCGATGGCGACCAGGGCGCTGGGTCGGGTCTGCATCAGCACACCGACCCGCACGCCCTGGCGGACGCCGACGTCGATCAACCCGCGCACGACGTTGTTGACGCGGCGGTCGACCGCCTCGTAGGTGTGCACACGACCGTCGAACAGCAGGAACTCGCCGTCGGGGTGACCCAGCGCCTGTTCGGTCATGATCCGGCCCAGCGAGATCCGGGTGTGGTCGTTGATCTGGCCGAGCCGGGCCAGCCGGGGCAGGGTGCGCGCGGTCTCGACGAGGAGCGTGCGCGCCGACTTGTTGGTCGCGACAACTGCATCAGCGGCCGAGCGGGCCAGCTCGAAGGCCAGCTCGGAAGCGGCTGCCGCGCCGTGCGCGACGCGAGAGGCCAGCGCCACCCCGCTGTCGGTGGACTCGTCGGGTTGCTCCCCCATGGGGACGACGGCCTCGGGCAACTCACCGTCACCGCTGCGCCACTTGACCCAGGAGGCCACCGTCGGCCAGGTCTGGGTGGCCGCCTTGGATCCGACGACCAACCCGAAATGCCCTGCGCGGATCAGATATTCGTAGGTATCGGCCTGCGGTGCGGCAGTCTTGATCCCGCGTACCGCTGCGGGCTGGCCGATATCGTCGACCTCGCCGACCACGGCAAGCACCGGGCACTTGATATCGGCGAGCGTCACCAGCTCACCGCGGATGTTGAACCCGCCCGACATCATCCGGTTGTGTGCGATGAACTGCTTGAGAAGCTCCGAGATGGCAGGCCCCGACCAGGCGATCCAGCCCTCCGAGTCCAGGAACCGGCGCTGCTGCTCACGCGGGAGCAGCGCCTCACGGTCGTGGAGTTGGCGCAGGAAGTCCAACCGGGCCTGCGTCGTCTTGATCGGATCGAGCATCTGGAACCCGGTGCGCGCCAACCACCCCGGGATGTCGATGCGGGAGAAGACATGGTCGGCCATGAAGCTGGCGGCGACCGCACCGACGTTGGGCGGGATACCCATCGGCAACGCTGCCAGGGTGTCGACCGGGGACCCGAACCCGATGATGCTCGCCAGATCCTTGGACCTGCGATACGCCGCCGTCTGGTAGCAGAACATGCCGCCTTGGGAGTACCCGGCCAGGTGCACGTCACTGCCGGTCACCCGCTTCAC contains these protein-coding regions:
- the tyrS gene encoding tyrosine--tRNA ligase, which translates into the protein MSTGILDELEWRGLIAQSTDLEALADALADGPLTLYSGFDPTAPSLHAGHLVPLLTLRRFQQFGHRPIVLAGGATGLIGDPRDSGERTMQTSDTVSAWADRIRGQLERFVEFDDSETGAVVENNLSWTGPMSAIEFLRDVGKYFSVNVMLDRDTVRRRLEGDGMSYTEFSYMLLQANDFVQLHDRYGCALQIGGSDQWGNIVAGVRLVRQQRGATAHALTTPLVTDSTGKKFGKSTGGGNLWLDPELTSPYAWYQYFVNTADADVVPYLRWFTFLSRGEIDELAEATASRPHERAAQRRLARELTTLVHGQAATDSVELASQALFGRAELADLDESTLGAALKEAGDGAVAELPAGGADGILDLLVASGLVASRGAAKRTLAEGGVYVNNVRIESDEWIPQASDFLHHRWLVLRRGKRNIAGVVRATAGS
- a CDS encoding DNA-3-methyladenine glycosylase, which translates into the protein MGAAELSADPVDSARRLVGARLFGRGVSATIVEVEAYGGPSDGPWPDPSAHSFRGMRPRNAVMFGPAGRLYTYRSHGIHVCANVSCGPDGVAAAVLLRAAVIDDGEPVARSRRGLGAPDHGLARGPGNLCSALGINMEDNGIDLFAPTSAVRLELADPVAAVEGPRVGVSTAADRAWRFWLPGCREVSVYRRSPRAPAPGASD
- a CDS encoding Trm112 family protein, producing MVTLDAKLLEILVCPEDRGPLHHVAGECLYNPRLRRAYRIDAGIPVLLIDEAVTITDDAEHARLIGAAQADPR
- a CDS encoding acyl-CoA synthetase, giving the protein MVDFSLVTGPVSRLLATAQNGIEVLRYGGLETGAVPSPYQIIESVPMYRLRRYFPPDTRPGAAPAGPPVLMVHPMMMSADMWDVTRADGAVGILHSAGIDPWVIDFGSPDQVEGGMQRNLADHVVALSEAIDTVKRVTGSDVHLAGYSQGGMFCYQTAAYRRSKDLASIIGFGSPVDTLAALPMGIPPNVGAVAASFMADHVFSRIDIPGWLARTGFQMLDPIKTTQARLDFLRQLHDREALLPREQQRRFLDSEGWIAWSGPAISELLKQFIAHNRMMSGGFNIRGELVTLADIKCPVLAVVGEVDDIGQPAAVRGIKTAAPQADTYEYLIRAGHFGLVVGSKAATQTWPTVASWVKWRSGDGELPEAVVPMGEQPDESTDSGVALASRVAHGAAAASELAFELARSAADAVVATNKSARTLLVETARTLPRLARLGQINDHTRISLGRIMTEQALGHPDGEFLLFDGRVHTYEAVDRRVNNVVRGLIDVGVRQGVRVGVLMQTRPSALVAIAALSRLGAVAVLMPPDADLALAARLGGVVEILTDPANLEAARTLDRRVLVLGGGETRELQLPEPGSGSAEVIDMERIDPDRVELPGWYRPNPGFARDVAYIAFATVNGELVARQITNYRWALSAFGTASAANLGNRDTVYCLTPLHHPSGLLVSLGGAVVGGARIALSRGLAPDRFLHEIRQYGVTVVSYTWAMLREVIDDPSFVLNGTLSVRLFIGAGMPTGLWRRVSEVFAPAHVVEFFATTDGQAVMANVADVKPGCKGRPLPGGPFVELAAYDVDEDLILEDERGFVLRAQPGEVGLLLARPRGPIDPTASVKRGVFAPADTWVSTEQLFRRDDDGDYWLVDSRSAVIRTPAGVVFTAAVNDAVGRIGAVDLAVTYCVDGADGPLVLTAVALRPGGSVPSAEVTEALAALPVGRAPDVVYAAPEMTLGASYRPEVGPLRSAGIPKSTRNAWYFDGDTLQYKRMTAAVRAELGL